From a single Kitasatospora sp. NBC_00458 genomic region:
- a CDS encoding protein kinase domain-containing protein, whose amino-acid sequence MMRLRREDPRIVGPYRLHRRLGAGGMGVVYLGSDRRGQRVALKLIRAELAEDIEFRTRFAREIAAASKIRGGCTARVMGSDIEADRPWLATAYVPGPSLYKRVGDDGPLNWPEAARIGAALADGLVKVHEAGVVHRDLKPSNILLSPRGPRIIDFGIAWSRGASTLTHVGTAVGSPGFLAPEQVRGAAVTPATDVFAFGATLAYALTGDTPFGSGASSEVMLYRVVHEEPDLSAVPPQLAPLIRACLAKEPAERPGAAALHERLSELAARGSTAGGGPFGRNRGPADDGAAREGAPDRGPAEQGGTAPAGPPGPPGPSRGGAPRGAPEPPPVRGPRHAPPAPSRRASRPPSRAAFRPPDGHPTRPPHAPAPQRWADPQDSPAAGSGAPPARAARPSRRRSPAPTRPRPPARCASVSRPRRPAAPGGPPGPVSGSSGRDVRTGGPRTGSTHPYRAAARAPHGSGCCGSGWWSSSP is encoded by the coding sequence ATGATGCGGCTGAGGCGTGAGGACCCCCGCATCGTCGGGCCGTACCGCCTGCACCGGCGGCTGGGAGCCGGCGGCATGGGGGTGGTCTACCTCGGGTCGGACCGCCGGGGACAGCGCGTCGCACTCAAACTCATCCGGGCCGAACTGGCCGAGGACATCGAGTTCCGCACCCGCTTCGCCCGCGAGATCGCCGCCGCCTCCAAGATCCGCGGCGGCTGCACCGCCCGCGTCATGGGCTCCGACATCGAGGCCGACCGGCCCTGGCTGGCCACCGCCTACGTCCCCGGGCCGTCGCTGTACAAGCGGGTCGGCGACGACGGACCGCTGAACTGGCCGGAGGCCGCCCGGATCGGCGCCGCGCTGGCCGACGGCCTGGTCAAGGTCCACGAGGCCGGGGTCGTCCACCGGGACCTCAAGCCGTCCAACATCCTGCTCTCGCCGCGCGGCCCGCGCATCATCGACTTCGGCATCGCCTGGTCCCGCGGGGCCAGCACGCTCACCCACGTCGGCACCGCCGTCGGCTCCCCCGGCTTCCTGGCACCCGAGCAGGTCCGCGGAGCCGCCGTCACGCCCGCGACCGACGTCTTCGCCTTCGGGGCCACCCTGGCGTACGCGCTCACCGGGGACACCCCGTTCGGCTCGGGGGCCTCCTCGGAGGTCATGCTCTACCGGGTCGTCCACGAGGAGCCCGACCTCTCGGCGGTACCGCCGCAGCTCGCACCGCTGATCCGGGCCTGCCTGGCCAAGGAGCCCGCCGAACGGCCCGGCGCGGCCGCCCTGCACGAGCGGCTGAGCGAACTGGCCGCGCGCGGCAGCACCGCGGGCGGCGGCCCCTTCGGCCGCAACCGCGGCCCGGCCGACGACGGCGCGGCACGCGAGGGCGCGCCGGACCGCGGCCCGGCGGAGCAGGGTGGCACCGCCCCGGCGGGCCCCCCGGGGCCGCCAGGACCGTCCCGGGGCGGAGCACCGAGGGGCGCCCCGGAGCCGCCACCCGTCCGGGGGCCGCGGCACGCCCCGCCGGCACCGTCCCGCAGGGCCAGCCGTCCGCCGTCCCGCGCGGCGTTCCGGCCCCCGGACGGGCACCCGACCCGGCCGCCGCACGCGCCCGCGCCGCAGCGGTGGGCCGACCCGCAGGACAGCCCGGCGGCGGGCAGCGGCGCGCCCCCGGCCAGGGCGGCCAGGCCGTCACGGCGCCGCTCCCCCGCCCCGACGCGGCCCAGGCCACCCGCCCGATGCGCGAGCGTCAGCAGACCCCGCCGCCCGGCCGCCCCGGGGGGCCCGCCGGGGCCCGTGAGCGGGAGCAGCGGCCGGGACGTCCGCACGGGCGGGCCCAGGACCGGCAGCACACACCCGTACCGGGCGGCCGCCCGGGCGCCGCACGGCAGCGGCTGCTGCGGCAGCGGCTGGTGGTCTTCGTCACCGTGA
- a CDS encoding TrmH family RNA methyltransferase, which yields MSEPSTITDPADPRLADYTGLTDVELRRRREPAEGLFIAEGEKVIRRALAAGYRMRSMLLTAKWLDVMADVIAEAEAPVHIVEPALAEAVTGYHVHRGALASMERKPLPDAAEVLAGARRVAVLEGLVDHTNLGAIFRSAAALGMDAVLLSPDCADPLYRRAVKVSMGAVFAVPYARLDPWPAALDTVRAAGFGLLALTPAENAVDLAALAPHRLPKAALMLGAEGDGLTRGAIAAADHAVRIPMAHGIDSLNVGAAAAVAFYAVTAA from the coding sequence GTGTCCGAACCCAGCACCATCACCGACCCCGCCGACCCCCGCCTGGCCGACTACACCGGCCTGACGGACGTCGAACTCCGCCGCCGCCGCGAACCCGCCGAGGGTCTGTTCATCGCCGAGGGCGAGAAGGTCATCCGCCGCGCCCTCGCGGCCGGCTACCGGATGCGGTCGATGCTGCTGACCGCCAAGTGGCTGGACGTGATGGCCGACGTCATCGCCGAGGCCGAGGCGCCCGTCCACATCGTCGAACCCGCGCTCGCCGAGGCCGTCACCGGCTACCACGTCCACCGGGGGGCCCTCGCGTCGATGGAGCGCAAGCCGCTGCCGGACGCCGCCGAGGTGCTGGCCGGCGCCCGCCGGGTGGCCGTCCTCGAAGGCCTGGTCGACCACACCAACCTCGGCGCGATCTTCCGCAGCGCCGCCGCGCTCGGCATGGACGCCGTCCTGCTCTCGCCCGACTGCGCCGACCCGCTCTACCGGCGCGCGGTGAAGGTCTCGATGGGTGCCGTCTTCGCCGTGCCGTACGCCCGTCTGGACCCCTGGCCGGCCGCGCTGGACACGGTCCGCGCCGCGGGCTTCGGCCTGCTGGCCCTCACGCCCGCCGAGAACGCCGTCGACCTCGCCGCCCTGGCGCCCCACCGTCTGCCCAAGGCCGCCCTGATGCTCGGTGCCGAGGGGGACGGCCTCACCCGGGGCGCCATCGCGGCCGCCGACCACGCCGTCCGGATCCCGATGGCCCACGGCATCGACTCGCTCAACGTCGGCGCGGCCGCGGCGGTGGCCTTCTACGCCGTCACCGCCGCCTGA
- a CDS encoding SpoIIE family protein phosphatase, which produces MARFPGRSWAPSATGASGSTTPSRSTGTAGSAGGRPHGRHQQSEAARTGPAKSRSVAGQVFALQVVVVLLLVAAAVIALVVQSRNDARQEATNRSVAVAQTFANSPGIVEALRSPDPTAILQPKAQSVAVNAGVDFVVVLSTDGIRYTHPNPARIGQKFVGNYEPALKGQVVVEQVVGTIGPLVQAIVPVHAPDSQVVGMVSAGITIANVSSASERQLPVVLGAAGIALGLATCGTALVSRRLRRQTHGLGPSEMTRMYEHHAAVLHAVREGVLIIGGDGRLLLCNDEARRLLDLPADAEGRPVAELGLDRAPEELLIAGRAVTDQVILSGERLLAVNIRPTDQDGGPPGSVATLRDSTELMALTGRAEVAQRRLRLLYDAGVAVGSTLDVTRTAEELAQVTVGRFADFVTIDLAEQVLEGEEPPPGPALGRMRRAAFAAVREGSPFYPVGTVLDVVPSTPLAGALHSGLPAVEPRLAEASAWREQDPERAAQVLAYGVHSLVRVPVKARGVLLGVARFWRADRTDPFEEDDLALAVELVAHAAVCIDNARRYTREHAMAVTLQHSLLPRSLPAQNALDVAHRYLPAQAGVGGDWFDVIPLPGARVALVVGDVVGHGLHAAATMGRLRTAIHNFSTLDLPPDELLGHLDELVNRIDQEESATGGSAAVTGATCLYLIYDPVSRRCTLASAGHPPPALVGPDGRVVYPELPTGPPLGLAVLPFETTELVVEEASRLVLYTDGLVEDRERDIDVGLELLRTALTGPPRTPEQTCADVLGAMLPARPQDDIALLVARTHVLPADQVAEWDVPSDPAAVGAVRAAVAERLEEWGLEEAAFVTELILSELVTNAIRYGTGPIRVRLLRDRSLICEVSDTSSTSPHLKYAATTDEGGRGLFLVAQFADRWGTRYTATGKVIWTEQPLE; this is translated from the coding sequence ATGGCCCGATTTCCGGGCCGATCCTGGGCTCCGTCGGCCACTGGTGCATCCGGTTCCACCACCCCCTCCCGATCCACCGGTACCGCCGGCTCCGCCGGTGGGCGCCCACACGGTCGGCACCAGCAGTCCGAAGCAGCCCGGACCGGACCGGCGAAGAGCCGGTCGGTCGCGGGACAGGTGTTCGCGCTGCAGGTCGTGGTGGTGCTGCTGCTGGTCGCGGCCGCCGTGATCGCGCTGGTCGTGCAGTCCCGCAACGACGCGCGGCAGGAGGCCACCAACCGGTCCGTCGCGGTCGCCCAGACCTTCGCCAACTCGCCCGGCATCGTCGAGGCGCTCCGCTCCCCCGACCCCACCGCGATCCTGCAGCCCAAGGCGCAGTCGGTGGCGGTCAACGCGGGGGTGGACTTCGTCGTCGTCCTCAGCACCGACGGCATCCGCTACACCCACCCCAACCCGGCCAGGATCGGCCAGAAGTTCGTGGGGAACTACGAGCCCGCCCTCAAGGGGCAGGTCGTGGTCGAGCAGGTCGTCGGCACGATCGGGCCGCTGGTGCAGGCGATCGTGCCGGTGCACGCGCCCGACAGCCAGGTCGTCGGGATGGTGTCCGCCGGCATCACGATCGCCAACGTGAGCAGCGCGAGCGAACGGCAGCTGCCCGTGGTGCTCGGCGCGGCCGGGATCGCGCTCGGGCTGGCCACCTGCGGGACGGCGCTGGTCAGCCGGCGGCTGCGGCGGCAGACGCACGGGCTCGGCCCGTCCGAGATGACCCGCATGTACGAGCACCACGCGGCGGTGCTGCACGCGGTGCGCGAGGGCGTGCTGATCATCGGCGGGGACGGCCGCCTGCTGCTCTGCAACGACGAGGCGCGCCGGCTGCTGGACCTGCCGGCGGACGCCGAGGGCCGTCCGGTCGCCGAGCTGGGACTGGACCGGGCGCCCGAGGAGCTGCTGATCGCCGGGCGGGCGGTCACCGACCAGGTGATCCTCTCCGGCGAGCGGCTGCTGGCCGTGAACATCCGGCCGACCGACCAGGACGGCGGACCGCCCGGCTCGGTCGCGACGCTGCGCGACTCGACCGAGCTGATGGCGCTGACCGGGCGGGCGGAGGTCGCGCAGCGGCGGCTGCGGCTGCTGTACGACGCCGGGGTGGCGGTGGGCAGCACCCTGGACGTCACCCGCACGGCGGAGGAGCTGGCCCAGGTCACGGTGGGGCGGTTCGCCGACTTCGTGACGATCGACCTCGCCGAACAGGTGCTGGAGGGCGAGGAGCCGCCGCCCGGCCCCGCGCTCGGGCGGATGCGCCGGGCCGCGTTCGCCGCCGTCCGGGAGGGCTCGCCGTTCTACCCGGTCGGCACGGTGCTCGACGTGGTGCCGTCGACGCCGCTGGCGGGCGCCCTGCACAGCGGGCTGCCCGCGGTCGAGCCGCGGCTGGCGGAGGCCTCCGCCTGGCGGGAGCAGGACCCGGAGCGGGCGGCGCAGGTCCTGGCGTACGGGGTGCACTCGCTGGTGCGGGTGCCGGTGAAGGCGCGCGGGGTGCTGCTGGGCGTGGCGCGGTTCTGGCGGGCGGACCGGACGGACCCGTTCGAGGAGGACGACCTGGCGCTGGCCGTGGAGCTCGTCGCGCACGCCGCCGTCTGCATCGACAACGCGCGCCGGTACACCCGGGAGCACGCGATGGCGGTGACCCTGCAGCACAGCCTGCTGCCGCGGAGCCTGCCGGCGCAGAACGCCCTGGACGTCGCGCACCGGTACCTGCCGGCACAGGCCGGGGTCGGCGGGGACTGGTTCGACGTGATCCCGCTTCCGGGCGCGCGGGTGGCGCTGGTCGTCGGTGACGTGGTGGGGCACGGGCTGCACGCGGCGGCGACCATGGGGCGGCTGCGGACGGCGATCCACAACTTCTCGACCCTCGACCTGCCGCCGGACGAGCTGCTCGGGCACCTCGACGAGCTGGTCAACCGGATAGACCAGGAGGAGTCGGCGACCGGCGGATCGGCCGCGGTGACGGGCGCCACCTGCCTGTACCTGATCTACGACCCGGTGTCGCGGCGGTGCACGCTGGCCAGTGCGGGGCACCCGCCGCCGGCGCTGGTCGGGCCGGACGGGCGCGTGGTGTACCCCGAGCTGCCGACCGGGCCGCCGCTGGGCCTGGCGGTGCTGCCCTTCGAGACCACCGAGCTGGTGGTGGAGGAGGCCAGCCGGCTGGTGCTCTACACGGACGGGCTGGTGGAGGACCGCGAGCGGGACATCGACGTGGGGCTGGAGCTGCTGCGGACCGCGCTGACCGGGCCGCCCCGGACGCCGGAGCAGACCTGCGCGGACGTGCTCGGGGCGATGCTGCCGGCGCGTCCGCAGGACGACATCGCGCTGCTCGTGGCGCGGACCCATGTGCTGCCGGCCGACCAGGTCGCGGAGTGGGACGTGCCGTCGGACCCGGCCGCGGTGGGCGCGGTGCGGGCGGCGGTGGCGGAGCGGCTGGAGGAGTGGGGGCTGGAGGAGGCGGCGTTCGTCACCGAGCTGATCCTGAGCGAGCTGGTGACCAACGCGATCCGGTACGGGACGGGGCCGATCCGGGTGCGGCTGCTGCGCGACCGGTCACTGATCTGCGAGGTGTCGGACACCAGCAGCACCTCGCCGCACCTGAAGTACGCGGCCACCACCGACGAGGGCGGGCGCGGGCTCTTCCTGGTCGCCCAGTTCGCCGACCGGTGGGGCACCCGGTACACGGCCACCGGGAAGGTGATCTGGACGGAGCAGCCGCTGGAGTAG
- the cobA gene encoding uroporphyrinogen-III C-methyltransferase, with protein sequence MTAPTPHPSTEGRTPYPVGLLLAGRRVVVVGGGHVAQRRLPALLATGADVHLISPATTPAVQAMADAGELTWHERPYRDGDLAGTWYALVATDDPAVNAAVSTEAERERVFCARSDDASAATAWTPASGRDAGATVAVLTGDPRHSAALRDSIVEGLRDGSLAARQYRARGAGVALVGGGPGDPDLITVRGRRLLADADVVVADRLAPRELLAELPEHVEVIDASKIPYGRFMAQEAINRTLVEHAKAGKFVVRLKGGDPYVFGRGGEELLACAEAGLPVTVVPGISSSISVPAAVGVPVTHRGMTHEFTVVSGHVGPDDERSLTNWEALAGMTGTLVLLMAVDKIGAIAARLIEGGRAADTPVAVVQEGTTAAQRRVDATLATVAATVAAERIKPPAVIVIGDVVNVLAPATPAPTHS encoded by the coding sequence ATGACCGCGCCCACCCCCCACCCCAGCACCGAGGGCCGCACCCCGTACCCGGTCGGCCTGCTGCTCGCCGGCCGCCGCGTGGTGGTGGTCGGCGGCGGTCACGTCGCCCAGCGGCGGCTGCCCGCCCTGCTCGCCACCGGTGCGGACGTGCATCTGATATCCCCCGCCACCACCCCGGCCGTCCAGGCGATGGCCGACGCGGGCGAGCTGACCTGGCACGAGCGGCCCTACCGGGACGGTGACCTCGCCGGCACCTGGTACGCGCTGGTCGCCACCGACGATCCCGCGGTGAACGCCGCCGTCAGCACCGAGGCCGAGCGCGAGCGGGTCTTCTGCGCCCGCAGCGACGACGCCTCGGCGGCCACCGCCTGGACGCCCGCCAGCGGGCGCGACGCGGGCGCCACCGTCGCCGTCCTCACCGGGGACCCGCGCCACTCCGCCGCCCTGCGCGACTCGATCGTGGAGGGGCTGCGGGACGGCTCGCTCGCCGCCCGCCAGTACCGTGCGCGCGGCGCGGGCGTGGCGCTGGTCGGCGGCGGCCCGGGCGACCCGGACCTGATCACCGTCCGCGGCCGCCGGCTGCTCGCCGACGCGGACGTGGTGGTGGCCGACCGGCTGGCCCCGCGCGAGCTGCTCGCCGAGCTGCCGGAGCACGTCGAGGTGATCGACGCGTCGAAGATCCCGTACGGCCGGTTCATGGCCCAGGAGGCGATCAACCGGACGCTCGTCGAGCACGCCAAGGCCGGGAAGTTCGTGGTCCGGCTCAAGGGCGGCGACCCGTACGTGTTCGGGCGGGGCGGCGAGGAGCTGCTCGCGTGCGCGGAGGCCGGGCTGCCGGTGACGGTCGTCCCCGGCATCTCCAGCTCGATCAGCGTTCCGGCGGCGGTCGGGGTGCCGGTCACCCACCGGGGGATGACGCACGAGTTCACCGTGGTCTCCGGCCACGTCGGCCCGGACGACGAGCGCTCGCTGACCAACTGGGAGGCGCTCGCCGGGATGACCGGCACGCTGGTGCTGCTGATGGCGGTCGACAAGATCGGTGCGATCGCGGCCCGGCTGATCGAGGGCGGGCGCGCCGCCGACACCCCGGTCGCCGTCGTCCAGGAGGGGACCACCGCCGCCCAGCGCCGTGTGGACGCCACCCTCGCCACGGTGGCCGCCACCGTCGCGGCCGAGCGGATCAAGCCCCCGGCGGTCATCGTGATCGGCGACGTCGTGAACGTCCTCGCCCCCGCGACCCCCGCCCCCACCCACTCCTGA
- the cobT gene encoding nicotinate-nucleotide--dimethylbenzimidazole phosphoribosyltransferase: MTDGGHVPNEGLPEHLLAGPDPLGGPEGVAAVAPVQGVAMDGAVPGQLIPNHGMPGTGLPGAVPPGAGVLPPQGIPGQVQPLGAPGFAQAPGVPLGTGAPGTVGDGWAVDPGAPRPAFHFLDQPDQPDGLDDEDDVLLMPGPQGSWGEPPAPLGADQQAAPGTPVEPSWPPLDPPPLGADPAAHQAHGAPQAAFQAQAAPVQQGPEAAAAQAPRRPLHAGPPIPDPSLMTGQVPVRSLADRGPSQGATPAHGIPVVPAAVQPEPQSAPFVTVQPLQPAQPVPPVAAQDVQPLPEAASQPQPVEAAAAPVEQPVEPLPAEAAPVEPVPVEAAPVVETVPVVEAVPTEAAAPATPVEPAPGEGTAAVAQPVPVEPAAAPAADTAVPEAPAAAAPAATVAPAAAEAVAAEPVPVEAPAAEQPVAEQPAAPVGQPRRISAFLAAPPPHVLPQVEAVEQSAPAVAEDEAQQSAPIAPAGQPAPEAAAQAPEADPAVDPATTVEPTVGAPVVGTPVAGAPVETPEAAAATAVGTGEMPSGQPVAPPATAQAPTDAAPADAVAPVEAGAPAEAADQADAAQPAAPVEQADAVEQPAAQAAEAEAPAESEQAAPEAPATEAPAVEAPATEAPATEQAPEAPAAETAAAEDHAPASAAAEQQPAEAGTDAVGTPDAAAEPTEDAEPAEPAEPRGPAAAGYDDAGREAVHQVIRERRDIRNGFRPDPIPHEVLIRVLEAAHTAPSVGYSQPWDFVVIRSAKTRRRMHELAERQREAFADSLPKGRAKQFKEIKIEAILETPVNIVVTADRTRGGRHTLGRHTQPQMAPYSAALAVENLWLAARAEGLGVGWVSFFDEEELVRELGLPEHLEVVAYLCVGFVDAFPDEPELQQQGWAKKRPLSWVVHEEQYGNRALPGEEPHSVLSETLRGIRPLDAKALGEAWDRQKRMTKPAGSLGMLEIISAQLSGLSRKCPPPIPEPACVAVFAGDHGVHAQGVSPWPQEVTAQMVGNFLAGGAVVNAFARQIGTEVCVVDVGVAAELPDAIQQGRTTGLLPRKVKPGTDDMTKGPAMTREEALKAIEVGIETARDLVAAGNKALVTGDMGIANTTASAALISVFTGLDPAEVTGRGTGIDDETHARKIEVIRAALALHQPDPADPIGVLAAVGGLEHAAIAGFLLGAASLRTPVILDGVIAGSAALAAKAIAPEVLAACIAGHRSAEPGHQAALTKLGLRPLIDLDLRLGEGTGALLALPLVQSAARAMHDVATFDSAGVTEKA, encoded by the coding sequence ATGACCGATGGCGGCCACGTCCCGAACGAGGGACTGCCGGAGCACCTGCTCGCCGGGCCTGACCCGCTCGGCGGCCCGGAGGGCGTCGCGGCTGTCGCACCCGTGCAGGGCGTCGCGATGGACGGTGCGGTCCCCGGACAGCTGATCCCGAACCACGGGATGCCCGGCACCGGCCTCCCCGGCGCGGTGCCCCCCGGCGCGGGAGTCCTCCCGCCGCAGGGCATCCCCGGCCAGGTCCAGCCGCTCGGCGCACCCGGCTTCGCCCAGGCCCCGGGCGTGCCCCTCGGGACCGGAGCGCCGGGCACCGTCGGCGACGGCTGGGCCGTCGACCCGGGCGCCCCGCGCCCCGCCTTCCACTTCCTCGACCAGCCCGACCAGCCGGACGGGCTCGACGACGAGGACGACGTCCTGCTCATGCCCGGCCCGCAGGGCTCCTGGGGCGAGCCGCCCGCACCCCTCGGCGCCGACCAGCAGGCCGCGCCCGGCACCCCGGTCGAGCCGTCCTGGCCGCCGCTGGACCCGCCGCCGCTCGGCGCCGACCCGGCCGCCCACCAGGCCCACGGCGCACCGCAGGCCGCGTTCCAGGCGCAGGCCGCCCCGGTCCAGCAGGGCCCGGAGGCCGCGGCCGCCCAGGCACCGCGCCGCCCGCTGCACGCCGGACCGCCGATCCCGGACCCGTCCCTGATGACCGGCCAGGTCCCGGTCCGCTCGCTCGCCGACCGCGGCCCCTCGCAGGGCGCCACGCCCGCGCACGGCATTCCGGTGGTCCCGGCCGCCGTCCAGCCGGAGCCGCAGTCCGCCCCGTTCGTGACGGTCCAGCCGCTCCAGCCCGCGCAGCCCGTGCCGCCGGTGGCGGCCCAGGACGTCCAGCCGCTGCCGGAGGCCGCGTCGCAGCCGCAGCCCGTGGAGGCCGCGGCCGCGCCGGTCGAGCAGCCCGTCGAGCCCCTGCCGGCCGAGGCCGCGCCGGTCGAGCCGGTACCGGTCGAAGCCGCCCCGGTCGTCGAGACCGTGCCGGTCGTCGAGGCCGTGCCGACCGAGGCCGCCGCCCCGGCGACCCCCGTCGAACCGGCACCGGGAGAGGGAACGGCCGCCGTCGCCCAGCCCGTCCCGGTCGAGCCGGCGGCCGCCCCGGCCGCCGACACGGCGGTTCCCGAAGCCCCGGCGGCCGCCGCACCGGCAGCCACCGTCGCACCGGCCGCCGCCGAGGCGGTCGCCGCCGAGCCCGTGCCGGTCGAGGCCCCCGCCGCCGAGCAGCCCGTCGCCGAGCAGCCCGCCGCCCCGGTCGGGCAGCCCCGTCGGATCTCCGCGTTCCTCGCCGCGCCGCCGCCGCACGTCCTGCCCCAGGTCGAGGCGGTGGAGCAGTCGGCCCCGGCCGTCGCCGAGGACGAGGCCCAGCAGTCCGCCCCCATAGCGCCCGCCGGGCAGCCCGCCCCCGAGGCCGCCGCCCAGGCCCCCGAGGCCGACCCCGCCGTCGACCCGGCCACCACGGTCGAGCCGACGGTCGGTGCGCCCGTCGTGGGTACGCCCGTCGCCGGTGCACCCGTCGAGACCCCGGAGGCCGCCGCGGCGACCGCCGTGGGCACCGGCGAGATGCCGTCCGGCCAGCCCGTCGCGCCCCCGGCCACCGCCCAGGCTCCGACGGACGCCGCCCCGGCCGACGCGGTCGCGCCGGTCGAGGCCGGTGCACCCGCCGAGGCGGCCGACCAGGCCGACGCCGCGCAGCCGGCCGCCCCGGTCGAGCAGGCGGACGCCGTCGAGCAGCCGGCCGCTCAGGCCGCGGAGGCCGAGGCCCCCGCCGAGTCCGAGCAGGCCGCGCCGGAGGCCCCCGCCACCGAGGCCCCCGCCGTGGAGGCCCCGGCGACCGAGGCCCCCGCGACCGAGCAGGCCCCCGAGGCCCCGGCGGCCGAGACCGCCGCCGCCGAGGACCACGCCCCCGCGAGCGCCGCCGCCGAGCAGCAGCCCGCCGAGGCCGGTACCGACGCCGTCGGCACCCCCGACGCGGCCGCCGAGCCGACCGAGGACGCCGAACCGGCCGAGCCCGCCGAGCCGCGCGGCCCGGCCGCCGCCGGCTACGACGACGCCGGCCGCGAGGCCGTCCACCAGGTCATCCGCGAGCGCCGCGACATCCGCAACGGCTTCCGCCCGGACCCGATCCCGCACGAGGTGCTGATCCGCGTTCTGGAGGCCGCCCACACCGCACCCAGCGTCGGCTACTCCCAGCCCTGGGACTTCGTGGTCATCCGCTCCGCCAAGACCCGCCGCAGGATGCACGAACTGGCCGAGCGCCAGCGCGAGGCGTTCGCCGACTCGCTCCCCAAGGGCCGCGCCAAGCAGTTCAAGGAAATCAAGATCGAGGCGATCCTGGAGACGCCCGTCAACATCGTGGTGACCGCCGACCGCACCCGCGGCGGCCGCCACACCCTGGGCCGGCACACCCAGCCGCAGATGGCCCCCTACTCGGCCGCCCTCGCGGTCGAGAACCTCTGGCTGGCCGCCCGCGCCGAGGGGCTCGGCGTCGGCTGGGTGAGCTTCTTCGACGAGGAGGAGCTGGTCCGCGAGCTCGGCCTGCCCGAGCACCTGGAGGTCGTCGCCTACCTGTGCGTCGGCTTCGTCGACGCCTTCCCGGACGAGCCCGAGCTCCAGCAGCAGGGCTGGGCCAAGAAGCGCCCGCTGTCCTGGGTGGTCCACGAGGAGCAGTACGGCAACCGCGCGCTCCCCGGCGAGGAGCCGCACAGCGTGCTCTCCGAGACCCTGCGCGGCATCCGCCCGCTGGACGCCAAGGCACTCGGCGAGGCCTGGGACCGCCAGAAGCGTATGACCAAGCCGGCCGGCTCGCTCGGCATGCTGGAGATCATCTCCGCCCAGCTCTCCGGCCTCTCCCGCAAGTGCCCGCCGCCGATCCCGGAGCCCGCCTGCGTCGCGGTCTTCGCCGGCGACCACGGCGTGCACGCCCAGGGCGTCAGCCCCTGGCCGCAGGAGGTCACCGCCCAGATGGTCGGCAACTTCCTGGCCGGGGGAGCGGTGGTCAACGCCTTCGCCCGGCAGATCGGCACCGAGGTCTGCGTGGTCGACGTCGGCGTCGCCGCCGAGCTGCCGGACGCGATCCAGCAGGGCCGCACCACGGGCCTGCTCCCGCGCAAGGTCAAGCCGGGCACCGACGACATGACCAAGGGCCCGGCGATGACCCGCGAGGAGGCCCTCAAGGCCATCGAGGTCGGCATCGAGACCGCCCGCGACCTCGTCGCGGCCGGCAACAAGGCACTGGTCACCGGCGACATGGGCATCGCCAACACCACCGCCTCCGCCGCCCTGATCTCGGTCTTCACCGGCCTCGACCCGGCCGAGGTCACCGGCCGCGGCACCGGCATCGACGACGAGACCCACGCCCGCAAGATCGAGGTCATCCGCGCCGCGCTGGCCCTCCACCAGCCGGACCCGGCCGACCCGATCGGCGTCCTCGCCGCCGTCGGAGGCCTGGAGCACGCGGCCATCGCCGGCTTCCTGCTCGGCGCCGCCTCGCTGCGCACCCCGGTGATCCTGGACGGCGTGATCGCCGGCTCGGCCGCGCTCGCCGCCAAGGCGATCGCCCCCGAGGTGCTGGCCGCCTGCATCGCCGGCCACCGCTCGGCCGAGCCCGGCCACCAGGCCGCGCTGACCAAGCTGGGCCTGCGTCCGCTGATCGACCTCGACCTGCGGCTCGGCGAGGGCACCGGAGCCCTGCTGGCCCTGCCGCTGGTGCAGAGTGCGGCCCGCGCGATGCACGATGTAGCCACCTTCGATTCCGCCGGGGTCACCGAGAAGGCCTGA